In Methanofervidicoccus sp. A16, the sequence GCCCTAAACAGTGGGCAGATAAAAACTGGAGCACCTGCTAGGGGGGAGAGGACTGCAAAGTACAACCAACTTATTAGGATCGAGGAGGAGTTGGGGTATCCTAAGTATGCAGGGAGAAACTTCAGATGTCCATTTTAAATATTTTTACTAGGATAAATTAAAAATTCAAATAATGTTAATTAAAAATACTAAAATAATAAGTGTTATAAAACATGGAAAAAGGTTAAGATATAGAACTTTAATCCAACATAAAACTATAAAAAACTGTTTATAAAATAGATAGATGCTCCTCTTACTTACAATATTTTCCAATTTCTAAGTAGTAGAAAAGGAGTACTTCTTTGGAGATCCAGGAATCGTATATAAGAGATAAACAATAGAGGTTTTACTGTTAAGGTTTTATTTTTTACTGTTTATCTGTTTTTTTTTATTATCCTTTATAGGTGAAAGGATGAATAGTAAAAGTAAAAAAATGTCTAAATTTGCCCATATACTGAAGGTACATCCCTGTTATAACGAGAAACTTCATGACAAGGTGGGGAGAGTTCACCTACCTGTCGCCCCTAGGTGCAACATTGCCTGTAAGTTCTGTAGGAGGAGTATAGGTGGAGAATGTTGTGAGGAGAGGCCAGGGGTGGCAAAGGGTATTATGAAACCTGAGGAGGTGGAGGACTATGTAAGAGAGTTATTAAAAAAGATACCTAATCTCAAGGTTGTAGGTATAGCAGGTCCAGGGGACAGTTTATTTAACAAGGAAACCTTTGAAACTTTGGAGATATTAAAGGAGAAGTTTCCAGATCTGATAAGGTGTCTCTCTACCAACGGACTACTACTTCCTAGGTATGCAGAGAAATTAGCAGATTTAGGTGTGAAAACTGTAACAGTGACTGTAAATGCTATAGATCCTAAGATCCTTAAAGATATTGTAGAGTGGATATACTACGATGGGAAGATATACAGGGGGGAAGAGGGGGCATCTATACTTATTAAGAATCAGATGGAGGGTATTAAAAAGGCTCATGATCTAGGGCTGATAGTGAAGATAAACACTGTACTGATACCTGAGATAAATATGGATCATATTGTAGAGATTGCCAAAACCTTCAAGGATGTAGCACACCTTCAGAATATCATTCCACTTATACCACTGTACAAGATGAAGGAGTTAAGACCTCCTACCTGTGAGGAGATAAAGAATATAAGGGAAAAATGTGAAAAATACTTACCTCAGTTTAGAGCATGTCAACAGTGTAGATCAGATGCTGTAGGGTTGCTATCTGAAAAGAAACTGAATATCTACGATCTAAAGCACTTCTCCCATTAAAAGAGTTAGGTGGTATTGAATGGAGAGAGTTGTTATAACGGTAACTGGAAAAGATAGAGTAGGGATAGTAGCAAAGATAGCCTCTACACTTGCAGAGAATAATGTAAATATCTTGGACATAAGGCAGTCTCTTATGGAAGATCTCTTTACTATGATAATGCTCGTGGATATATCTAAGTCAAAGAGTGATTTCGAGGAGTTGGTAAAGAAATTAGATAAGGTTGGTGAAGAAATAGGAGTAAAGGTAATAGTACAGCATGAAGACATATTTAAGTATATGCACAGGATATAATATTTGAACTCTATTTTTTCGTAATAAACATGGTTAATTGGTTAACACTCTTCTTTGAGGGTTTAAAGTTTTTTGTCATTTTTGTTATTATTTTAATGAAAACTAGAATTTATAAAAATTATAAAAATTAAAACCCTAATTCCCATCAAAAAATCCTGAGAAGAATAGCAATAATTATAATAAAAAAGTTAATTATAATAAAAATATAAAAAGAAGATATTAAAATCAGAATAAAGATAATCTCCTGGGACGCTCTAAGATACTCTATGGAAGTGGAGCAGATCCTTCTTAGCAGGTTGCTATTATTAATTTTGTTAAAAGTATTATATTTTAATAATATTTTAATATTTTTTCAGTTTTTATTATTTTTTTATTTAAATCATTACTTTGATGATAATTAAGGTATCATTTAATGTTATCTACAACTCGTAATTATATTAATTGTTATTATTATAATAGAGAACTAAAAACATTGAAAAGAAATAACAATAAGATTCTACTATCCTCACTTAGAAACATTCCAAAAAATAAAAACATTGAGATTTTTACTCACCACCATCAATTATAGAATTCCCTTCGCAACCTTTTCAAGATTATCCAACTGTTCACCAGTACCAAAGGCATATATAATATCTCCAGCGGATATTTCAGCATCTGCAGATGGATTTATTATCACCCTATCTTTCTTCTTTATACCGATAATATTCGCCCCAAATTTCTCTCGAATCCTAGATTCATATAACTTTTTACCTGCCAAGGGAGAATTACTTCTGACCTCTATCTTCCTTATCTCTAAATCTTCATCGTACTCGTATCTTGCTATAGACATAAAGGTGGAGATAAAGTCAAGTATATCAACCTTCAGGGCAAGTGCAGCCATCCTAAGTCCTCCTATAACATAGGGAGAAACTACCCTATCAGCCCCAGCAATCAGCAATTTATCCATAGATACCTTTTCCTCAGCCTTTGCTACAACGAATACATTAGGATTCAGTCTCTTGGCAGAAAGTGTTATATATACATTATCTGAATCCCTGGATACTGCAGATATTAATCCTTTGGCCTTTTTAATTCCAGCTTTTATCAGTACTTCGTCATGGGTGGCGTCTCCTACAATGTAGTTAAAATTAGGATTGTTCTCCAACTCCTCCTCTAAAATCTTCTCGTTGATATCTATAACTACATACTTAGCTCCAGATCTTCTAAGTTTTTTAGTTACTACTCTACCACATTTACCATATCCACATATAATATAGTGATCTTTCAGATTTTTTATTCTCTTTTCCATCTTTCTCATCCTATCTGTTTTTTTAAAGTATCCACTTACAAAAAATTCGGCAACATTACCTAAGGCGTACAACCCTATACCGACACCACATAGGATATAAATAGAGGAGACTACCTTTCCAAGTTCTGTTGTAGGTGTAATATCTCCATATCCAACTGTAGAGATAGTTACTATCGAAAAATAGAGGGCATTGGTAAAAGATAAACCCTCTAAATACATCATTACAAGGGCGTAAATTAAAATAAGTAGGATCATAGTTAATATACTTAATTTTATCCTGTTAACAACCTCCATTTAAGACCCTGAGGAGATTTATAAACATTAAAATAAATATTATAATATAATATTATAATAAATAATATTTGATGACATTATATCAGTGGGAACTATGATTATAAAAACCTTACTTAAAAAAAGGGGACAACTATCCTTAGAATTTTCTTTATTACTGTTTGTTATACTTATTCTCTCTCTTGCATCTATCTATCATTTTATAAATAATAACTTAGATGAGAGGAGTAGGGACCTAGATAATATAGATATGGGGGCTAAAACTGCCATTTCCCTTGTAAATTCGGGATACAACGGGAGTAATGTAGGATATCCTATACTATACCTTGGTATGTCTTACGATTCAAATAGAACCAATATTTCCATCTATATAAGGAATCAAAGTCCCTTAGACGCTTCAACTCTATATCTTATAGAGAGACTGATATACGATAGATCAGGCGTAGATCCTGATGAATACAATATAACAATAGTTATAGTAAATTAAAAAGTGAGACCATGTCCTGTATAGAAAAATACGACTACGAGATCCTATTTAAAGGATCCTTTAAAAAGTGTTCCGACTATATCAAAAAGAACTTTAAAAATATAAGGTACTTGAAGGCGGGAGAGGAGGTTCTAAAGGGAGTACTTCTAATAGGGAAACCTCCAATACCTGTAGCCTATGAGGAAGATTTTGTTATATTTCCCTATACAAAACCATGTCATGGGACTTTTGTTTTAAAAGTACCTCTTAGTGAATCTTCTTCGGAAAAGAAAGATAATAAAGATAAAAAAGGAGGTTTTTTATCTATACTAAAGTTTTGGTAGGTGGTATCTTTGAGAGTGCTTGTTATCATAGGGTGCCCTGAACCTCCTGTTTTGGTCCCCTCTACCATATACTTGTTAAATATGTTGAAAAATCGTGGATGTGAGGTTATCCTATCTGCAAATCCTGCAGCATTAAAACTCCTTGAAACTGCTGATCCAGAAAGGTACTATTTAAAAGGTGTAGGATTTCAGGATATAGAGATGGGATTGAAAAATAGGTTAGAGGTAGATGCTATAGTGGGATTCGCCCACAACGATGCTGCAGTAAATTATATTATATCCTATAAATCAGTATATGATGCAAAAACCTATGCTATAGTATTTGGTAGGGAGGTAAAAAAGGAATACATTGAGGATTTAGAGGAGGAGGGAATAACAACATACTCTGCTCGGGCCTTCCACAACCCTATTCCTATTGTGGCTAAATTAAAGGAGATGTTAAGGGAGATGATTTTTAAATAGTAAGATTAAGATAAAGTTTTTTTTAGTTAGGATTTAACTTTTTTCTAGGTATTTAAATTAAAAAAAGTTTTTTAAAATAATTATGTTATTTATTAAAATTTTTATATTTAATTAAAGTTGATTATATTAATTTAATAACTCTAATTCTCATTAAAAGTCCTGATAAAAATAATAATTATAAAAATTAAAAGTATAAGAAGAAGGTATTAAAATCAAAATAAGAGATAATTTCCTGGGATGCTCTAGGATACTATGGAGTGGAGCAGGTCCTTCCTAACAGGTTGCTATTATTTAATATTTTTATTATAAGGTATTATATTTCAATATTTTTTCTAACCCTACTTCCCATCAAAGGGAGAGTTTAAAAAATAATAAGAATAATTATAAAAATAATAAAAATAAAAAATAAGAAAAGATTTTAAAATAAAAAATAAAAAAATGTTTAAAAACAGAAACTTCTATTATCCCAGATATAGCATTTTTAAAAGAAGATTGGAGGGGAATGATCCTCTGTAGACCTTCTAGTGTAGTGGATATCAGAGTAAGATCTCCTATCATACCTAAGTGTTCAGAAAGATCCTAAGAATATCTAATGATTTATATTGATTATTTTTATTGTCCTTTTAATCACTACTTGGTGGGAATTTAGGTTTTTTCTAGTCTTTTTTATTATTTTTATTTTTATTATTTAAATATTATTTAAATCGTTATTTTGATGGGCATTAAGGCTAAAAAATAATAATTTAATAAAAAAAGATAAAAACTTCTACCTAAGTGTTATTCTATCCCAAGACTACTACTTTTTAACATCTAAAAAAAAACAAATTCCATAGTTGATAAGAGCCTACATCTTTTAAAAAAGATTAGCAAGTTTGCCCACTCTGTAAGTATTCAGGATTATTGTTAAAGTGGTAATAATAATGGAATTTTTATATATATCTTTATAATGTTTAATTAATATCCTATAGTTTTTAGGAGTATAAAATTCTCTATAAGTAAATTATTTGCCCCTCACTAGTCCATAAAGTGTATAACCTAGAGCACATATAAATAAGCCTTCAGGAATGTTAAAAAGGGATAACATCAAAGAGATCCCAAAGACTACTAGATGCCATTTCCCTGGATACTTGGGATATACTATATCACTTACCATCAACAACCCTATCAACACTCCAATTATGGAGATGATCACATCCCAGGGGTAAGTTCCTAACATCCCCCCGTATTTTAAAACCATCTCACAGGATGTGGAGAGGAGAAGGGCTCCAGCAGGTATAGGTAGGCCTACAAAATCCTTAACATTTAATATATTGAACCTTGCAAGTCTTAATGCTCCACATAGGAGAAATATTATAGATGCTATCAAACTCCATATACCTCCAAAGTAGTGATATAGTAGATAGGAGGGTGCCACTCCAAAACTGACAACATCAGATATACTGTCCAACTGGGCTCCGAAATCTGATACTGTATTAGTTTTCCTGGCTACGTATCCATCTAAGGCGTCGAATATTATGGCTAAGTAGATATATCTAAAATCATGGAAGAGTATTGCCAGCATCCCTAGTACAATATTCACCATAGTTAGATAGTCTGAAACGGTAATTATTTCCCTTATTCTGAATATCTTAATTTCCCTCCCCATGGACAACCTCCACTATCTTCCTACGTAGATCCTCCATCTCCCTTCCAATGGAAGAGTTTAGATCTACAGGTTTTCCCTTTAGATCCATATATACAACATCCTCACTGTATGGTAAAAACTTAAGTATAGGAATACCTACCTCCTTCTCAAAGATCTCCTTAAATCTCTCCCTATCCATATCCTCCTTTACCTTATTCACAACCGCATAAATCCTTGGAATACCTAGATCTTCTGCCAATTTTTTTATCCTCTTGGCAGTTAAAATAGCCTTCTTAGAAGGTTCCACTACAACGAGTATCATATCTACGTTCTCTGTGGTTTTCCTCCCTAGATGTTCAATACCTGCCTCCATATCCATAATTACAACTTCATCCCTCTTCAATATAAGGTGCCTTAAAAGTCTCCTAAGGAGAACTGACGCAGGACATACACATCCCTCTCCCCCCTGTTCAACAGTTCCCATCGCCAGAAGGTATATATTACCTACTCTGTAGGAGTATTTATCCACTATATCATCTACCTTGGGATTTACCTTAAATACACTTCCATATCCTCCAACCTTTGCACCTGTACGCTCCTCTATAAGATCCTCCATCTTAGAGATAGGAGTAATCTCCTCCTCT encodes:
- a CDS encoding radical SAM protein; the encoded protein is MNSKSKKMSKFAHILKVHPCYNEKLHDKVGRVHLPVAPRCNIACKFCRRSIGGECCEERPGVAKGIMKPEEVEDYVRELLKKIPNLKVVGIAGPGDSLFNKETFETLEILKEKFPDLIRCLSTNGLLLPRYAEKLADLGVKTVTVTVNAIDPKILKDIVEWIYYDGKIYRGEEGASILIKNQMEGIKKAHDLGLIVKINTVLIPEINMDHIVEIAKTFKDVAHLQNIIPLIPLYKMKELRPPTCEEIKNIREKCEKYLPQFRACQQCRSDAVGLLSEKKLNIYDLKHFSH
- a CDS encoding ACT domain-containing protein — encoded protein: MERVVITVTGKDRVGIVAKIASTLAENNVNILDIRQSLMEDLFTMIMLVDISKSKSDFEELVKKLDKVGEEIGVKVIVQHEDIFKYMHRI
- a CDS encoding TrkA family potassium uptake protein — its product is MEVVNRIKLSILTMILLILIYALVMMYLEGLSFTNALYFSIVTISTVGYGDITPTTELGKVVSSIYILCGVGIGLYALGNVAEFFVSGYFKKTDRMRKMEKRIKNLKDHYIICGYGKCGRVVTKKLRRSGAKYVVIDINEKILEEELENNPNFNYIVGDATHDEVLIKAGIKKAKGLISAVSRDSDNVYITLSAKRLNPNVFVVAKAEEKVSMDKLLIAGADRVVSPYVIGGLRMAALALKVDILDFISTFMSIARYEYDEDLEIRKIEVRSNSPLAGKKLYESRIREKFGANIIGIKKKDRVIINPSADAEISAGDIIYAFGTGEQLDNLEKVAKGIL
- a CDS encoding class III signal peptide-containing protein, translated to MIIKTLLKKRGQLSLEFSLLLFVILILSLASIYHFINNNLDERSRDLDNIDMGAKTAISLVNSGYNGSNVGYPILYLGMSYDSNRTNISIYIRNQSPLDASTLYLIERLIYDRSGVDPDEYNITIVIVN
- a CDS encoding DUF1894 domain-containing protein encodes the protein MSCIEKYDYEILFKGSFKKCSDYIKKNFKNIRYLKAGEEVLKGVLLIGKPPIPVAYEEDFVIFPYTKPCHGTFVLKVPLSESSSEKKDNKDKKGGFLSILKFW
- a CDS encoding DUF1890 domain-containing protein → MRVLVIIGCPEPPVLVPSTIYLLNMLKNRGCEVILSANPAALKLLETADPERYYLKGVGFQDIEMGLKNRLEVDAIVGFAHNDAAVNYIISYKSVYDAKTYAIVFGREVKKEYIEDLEEEGITTYSARAFHNPIPIVAKLKEMLREMIFK
- the pssA gene encoding CDP-diacylglycerol--serine O-phosphatidyltransferase → MFRIREIITVSDYLTMVNIVLGMLAILFHDFRYIYLAIIFDALDGYVARKTNTVSDFGAQLDSISDVVSFGVAPSYLLYHYFGGIWSLIASIIFLLCGALRLARFNILNVKDFVGLPIPAGALLLSTSCEMVLKYGGMLGTYPWDVIISIIGVLIGLLMVSDIVYPKYPGKWHLVVFGISLMLSLFNIPEGLFICALGYTLYGLVRGK
- a CDS encoding AAA family ATPase, yielding MKIAVTGKGGVGKTFIASTLARLFEKNNYKVIAVDADPDMNLACALGIEEEITPISKMEDLIEERTGAKVGGYGSVFKVNPKVDDIVDKYSYRVGNIYLLAMGTVEQGGEGCVCPASVLLRRLLRHLILKRDEVVIMDMEAGIEHLGRKTTENVDMILVVVEPSKKAILTAKRIKKLAEDLGIPRIYAVVNKVKEDMDRERFKEIFEKEVGIPILKFLPYSEDVVYMDLKGKPVDLNSSIGREMEDLRRKIVEVVHGEGN